In Pleomorphomonas sp. T1.2MG-36, a single window of DNA contains:
- a CDS encoding MFS transporter has protein sequence MQTSAKSTLFSAATIAEFALAIGAFAIGTGEFAAMGFLPDVADGWQVTVPAAGRIISAYALGVVVGAPLIAVVGARLSRRVLLLILMGIFALGNLASALAPSFGGLVALRFVTALPHGAYFGVAALVVAGMAAPDGRARAIGRVMLGLTVATLAGTPLATWAGQVLGWRVAFAFVGVLGLTTVALVAVCVPRDRPQPGASPLRELGALREVQVWLTLAIGATGFGGMFAVFSYITPTLVNVSHIPESAVPFVLSVFGAGMIAGNIVGPKLADRALLPTIAGLLAWNVLVLVLFTVAVRQPVTAVAVVFLIGTGFAVVPTLQTRLMDVGKDAQTLAAALNHSAFNIANALGAWLGGVSIAAGYGWASTGWVGAALGLVGAVVFVVSLLLDRKGRSAASPASGS, from the coding sequence ATGCAGACTTCCGCCAAATCCACCCTGTTTTCCGCTGCGACGATCGCCGAGTTCGCACTGGCCATCGGCGCTTTTGCCATCGGCACCGGCGAGTTCGCCGCCATGGGCTTTCTGCCCGATGTCGCGGACGGCTGGCAGGTCACCGTGCCGGCGGCCGGTCGGATCATCAGCGCCTATGCGCTCGGCGTGGTCGTCGGCGCGCCGCTGATCGCCGTTGTCGGCGCCCGGCTGTCGCGGCGCGTTTTGCTGCTCATCCTGATGGGGATCTTTGCCCTCGGAAATCTCGCCAGCGCACTGGCGCCGAGCTTCGGCGGTCTCGTGGCCTTGAGGTTTGTAACCGCGTTGCCGCATGGCGCTTACTTTGGTGTCGCCGCGCTGGTGGTGGCAGGAATGGCCGCGCCGGATGGTCGTGCCCGCGCCATCGGTCGCGTCATGCTCGGACTGACGGTCGCGACGCTTGCCGGCACGCCGCTCGCCACATGGGCTGGGCAGGTGCTTGGCTGGCGCGTCGCCTTCGCCTTTGTCGGTGTCCTTGGACTGACGACGGTGGCGCTGGTCGCCGTTTGCGTTCCGCGCGATCGGCCGCAACCCGGTGCCAGTCCGTTGCGGGAACTGGGCGCGCTGCGCGAGGTGCAGGTGTGGCTGACGCTGGCCATCGGTGCCACGGGCTTCGGCGGCATGTTCGCCGTCTTCAGCTACATTACCCCGACGCTGGTCAACGTGTCGCATATTCCGGAAAGCGCCGTGCCCTTCGTGCTCAGCGTATTCGGAGCCGGCATGATCGCCGGCAACATCGTCGGGCCGAAACTGGCCGATCGCGCGCTGTTGCCGACGATTGCCGGCCTGCTCGCCTGGAACGTTCTGGTCCTCGTGCTGTTCACCGTGGCGGTGCGACAGCCGGTGACGGCCGTGGCCGTAGTCTTCCTCATCGGTACCGGATTTGCCGTGGTGCCCACCCTTCAGACCCGCTTGATGGACGTGGGCAAGGACGCGCAGACCCTGGCCGCTGCGCTCAACCACTCCGCCTTCAACATCGCCAACGCGCTTGGCGCCTGGCTCGGCGGTGTCTCGATCGCCGCCGGCTACGGCTGGGCGTCTACGGGCTGGGTTGGTGCGGCGCTCGGTCTGGTCGGCGCGGTCGTTTTCGTCGTCTCGTTGCTTCTCGACAGGAAAGGGCGCTCCGCCGCGTCTCCCGCGTCCGGATCGTAG
- a CDS encoding LysR family transcriptional regulator: MRTDLEMAALAAIVRHGSLSAAARHLGLAVSVVSDRLTSLENRLGARLIARTTRRQSLTEAGRLYLGEMQPILAAIDALETRVRDLSSVPKGTLRISAPFPIGRRWIAPFVGEFVARYPDIRLQLALEDRYVDIVGEGFDIAIRGGPAVESEFTGRLLCSTRRVTVASPDYLETHGAPETPEDLAAHACLVFNGGGHFHADWRFGRGDDSRVVRVSARLATTSSELPVTWAVAGLGLTQKSHWEVRDHLDEGRLVTVLDAFEPDPASFYAIHPVSRAQSRLLSLFVGELAAFLKLHFAS; encoded by the coding sequence ATGCGGACAGATCTGGAGATGGCAGCGCTGGCCGCCATCGTACGACATGGCAGCCTGTCGGCTGCGGCGCGGCACCTCGGGCTGGCGGTATCCGTGGTCTCGGACCGGCTGACCAGCCTTGAAAACCGGCTCGGCGCACGGCTGATCGCCCGAACCACGCGACGCCAATCGCTGACCGAAGCCGGCCGGCTGTATCTTGGGGAAATGCAGCCGATCCTCGCCGCCATCGACGCCCTCGAAACGCGCGTTCGCGACCTGTCGTCCGTTCCGAAAGGAACGCTGCGGATATCTGCGCCCTTCCCGATTGGCCGACGCTGGATCGCCCCCTTCGTCGGCGAATTCGTCGCCCGTTACCCGGACATTCGCCTCCAGTTGGCGCTTGAAGACCGTTATGTCGACATCGTCGGAGAGGGCTTCGACATCGCCATTCGGGGCGGCCCTGCCGTGGAATCGGAGTTCACCGGCCGCCTGCTCTGCTCCACGCGCCGCGTCACCGTCGCAAGTCCCGACTATCTCGAAACGCACGGCGCCCCGGAAACCCCTGAGGATCTGGCGGCGCATGCCTGTCTGGTGTTCAACGGCGGCGGCCATTTCCACGCGGATTGGCGGTTCGGGCGCGGTGACGACAGCCGGGTCGTTCGCGTGTCGGCGCGTCTGGCGACCACCAGCTCCGAATTGCCGGTCACGTGGGCCGTTGCTGGGCTCGGGTTGACGCAGAAATCCCACTGGGAGGTCCGGGACCATCTCGACGAGGGGCGCCTCGTCACCGTGCTCGACGCCTTCGAGCCGGATCCCGCCTCCTTCTACGCCATCCATCCGGTCAGCCGGGCGCAGTCCCGCCTCCTCTCCCTGTTCGTCGGAGAGCTGGCCGCCTTCCTGAAGCTGCATTTTGCCTCCTGA
- a CDS encoding helix-turn-helix domain-containing protein — translation MVVLPRPVVSGWLDGQPLIELVPSDVGHYPRAQWHFVERPEGISQSVLIYCTDGCGWARVGDVSLRIRPGQALLAPAGVPHSYGAASDDPWTIYWVHLEGDKVALLPDLLELDPEEPLLHPGRDPAIPTLFEKMLSILGRGYTSDNLLSASMALGQLVTHLVVLRHRSPNRDDNLDQRIRRVIDVMQGNLGRSLKVDELAREANLSSSHLAAVFKKRTGFTVLDFFIRLKIQRACFLLDTTDQSVKAIAADLGFDDPLYFSRCFRRVHDSSPTQYRALRKG, via the coding sequence ATGGTTGTGCTGCCTCGGCCCGTGGTGTCAGGTTGGCTGGACGGTCAACCGCTGATCGAGCTTGTGCCGAGCGATGTCGGGCATTATCCGCGTGCCCAATGGCACTTCGTTGAGCGGCCGGAGGGCATTTCCCAGTCCGTTCTGATCTATTGCACCGACGGTTGCGGCTGGGCACGGGTTGGCGATGTCAGTCTTCGCATTCGGCCGGGTCAGGCGCTGTTGGCGCCGGCCGGCGTGCCGCACAGCTATGGTGCCGCGTCAGACGATCCATGGACGATCTACTGGGTGCATCTTGAGGGGGACAAGGTGGCGCTGCTGCCGGATCTGCTCGAGCTCGACCCGGAGGAGCCCTTGCTGCATCCCGGCCGCGACCCGGCCATCCCGACGCTGTTCGAGAAGATGTTGTCGATCCTCGGTCGCGGCTACACGTCCGACAACTTGTTGTCGGCCTCGATGGCCCTCGGTCAGCTCGTGACCCATCTGGTGGTGCTGCGACACCGTTCGCCCAACCGGGACGACAATCTCGACCAGCGCATTCGCCGGGTGATCGACGTGATGCAGGGCAATCTCGGCCGGTCGCTGAAGGTCGACGAGCTGGCGCGCGAAGCCAACCTGTCGTCGTCGCACCTGGCGGCGGTGTTCAAGAAGCGCACCGGTTTCACGGTACTCGACTTCTTCATCCGTCTGAAGATTCAGCGCGCTTGCTTTCTGCTCGACACCACCGATCAGTCTGTGAAGGCGATCGCCGCCGACCTCGGCTTTGACGATCCCCTGTATTTCTCTCGCTGCTTCCGGCGGGTGCACGACAGCTCGCCGACGCAATACCGGGCGCTCCGCAAGGGCTGA
- a CDS encoding DUF5107 domain-containing protein, with protein sequence MKQVELPAAPTALHGSVKAWSAPLVIPTYEPAPADRNPMFLEKRVFQGSSGRVYPLPFFDRIGPELHDKSWTALHIENEYLRVTVLPELGGRIYAVVDKTTGYDLVYRNRVIKPALVGLAGPWLSGGIEFNWPQHHRPSTYMPTAWEITEESDGSRVIWLSENEPMNRMKGMHGVRLSPGKARLELAVRLHNRTELTQTFLWWANVATEVHEDYQSFFPEDVRFIADHAKRATSAFPGCEGSYYGVDYAGRARDGVPLEETPARFVPKRGYAPNDLRWYSNIPVPTSYMCLGSRDDFFGGYDHAIDAGIVHVANHHISPGKKQWTWGNHDFGYAWDRNLTEPDENGVYWPYIEIMAGVYTDNQPDFSFLAPGETKTFSQYWYPIRKIGAAAAATLAAAIGLKHDGSRLTVGVQATEAFVGARITVSVGEKPLADHVADLTPAKPTLLAVPLPDDVDGDDVRVVVGHGGAVLVERRPVDRSAVTVPPPATEPPPPEEIESADELWMTGVHLDQYRHATRPADIYWREALRRDPGDIRCNTALGIWHLRRGEFAAAEACLRKAIERLTRRNPNPSTGEAHYHLGLALRHLGQIDAAYDALYKATWNAAWRGPAHLALAEIDGTRGSLADALDHVEESLRHDVENSLACNLRAALLLKLGRTREAEALLAETLARDPLDARARALKGLPFDGDDQLHLDVAIETARGGFVADALAILDARVTAAGHAASPLLHYHAAILADRLGKSVEPYLAAAAMVLPDYCFPARLEDIAALQAAIEANPTDGRAPCYLGNLLYDRRRHADAIAMWERSVAIDPSWSIPWRNLGIAYFNIERSEPKAVAAYDKALAANSRDARLVYERDQLWKRIGRSPAERLAELESRLDLVASRDDLSVELSSLYNQLGQPEKSVPLICGRAFQPWEGGEGLALDQWVRGHLGLGRRALAEGNAVAAIAEFEAALNPPHSLGEARHLLANQSDLHYWLGKALASAGRPEDAKRWLTLAAGFAGDFLGMEVRAYSEKTFFSALSLLALGRKAEAEKLLGELRAYAQEAMTSPARIDYFATSLPTMLLFEDDLQLRRRVSSHVMLAEAAIGLGDPATGREHLQAALKLDPNHALAADLLGDLPNR encoded by the coding sequence ATGAAACAAGTCGAACTCCCCGCTGCGCCCACGGCGCTTCACGGGTCGGTCAAGGCATGGTCGGCGCCACTGGTCATCCCCACCTACGAACCGGCCCCGGCCGACCGCAACCCGATGTTCCTCGAAAAGCGCGTCTTCCAGGGATCGAGCGGGCGCGTCTATCCGCTGCCGTTCTTCGACCGCATCGGCCCGGAGCTGCATGACAAGAGCTGGACGGCGCTGCATATCGAAAACGAGTATCTGCGCGTTACCGTCCTCCCCGAACTGGGTGGCCGCATCTATGCCGTGGTCGACAAGACGACCGGTTACGACCTCGTCTACCGCAACCGCGTCATCAAGCCGGCCCTGGTGGGCCTGGCCGGTCCCTGGCTGTCCGGTGGCATCGAGTTCAACTGGCCGCAGCATCACCGCCCCAGCACCTACATGCCAACAGCTTGGGAAATCACAGAGGAATCCGACGGCTCGCGCGTCATCTGGCTATCCGAAAACGAGCCGATGAACCGGATGAAGGGCATGCACGGCGTTCGCCTCAGCCCCGGCAAGGCCCGCCTCGAGCTGGCGGTGCGTCTGCACAACCGAACCGAGCTGACCCAGACCTTCCTGTGGTGGGCGAACGTCGCCACCGAAGTACACGAAGATTACCAGAGCTTCTTCCCCGAGGACGTCCGTTTCATCGCCGACCACGCCAAGCGCGCCACATCCGCCTTCCCCGGCTGTGAGGGGAGCTACTATGGCGTCGACTATGCCGGCCGCGCCAGGGATGGCGTTCCACTCGAGGAGACGCCGGCGCGGTTCGTGCCGAAGCGTGGCTATGCTCCCAACGACCTGCGCTGGTACTCCAACATTCCCGTGCCGACCAGCTACATGTGCCTCGGCTCGCGCGACGATTTCTTCGGCGGCTACGACCACGCCATCGATGCTGGAATCGTCCATGTCGCCAACCATCACATTTCCCCCGGCAAGAAGCAGTGGACGTGGGGCAACCATGATTTTGGCTATGCCTGGGACCGGAACCTGACCGAGCCCGACGAGAACGGCGTTTACTGGCCCTATATCGAGATCATGGCCGGCGTCTACACCGACAACCAGCCGGACTTTTCGTTCCTCGCGCCCGGCGAGACCAAGACCTTCTCGCAATACTGGTACCCGATCCGGAAGATCGGCGCCGCCGCTGCCGCGACGCTTGCCGCCGCCATCGGCCTGAAGCACGACGGCTCCAGATTGACGGTCGGCGTTCAGGCGACGGAAGCTTTCGTCGGCGCACGGATCACCGTCTCCGTTGGCGAGAAACCACTTGCCGATCACGTGGCGGACCTCACCCCGGCCAAGCCGACCCTCCTCGCCGTGCCCCTCCCCGACGACGTCGATGGCGATGACGTCCGCGTCGTCGTTGGGCACGGTGGCGCGGTGCTGGTCGAACGCCGTCCGGTCGACCGCAGCGCGGTGACCGTGCCGCCACCGGCCACCGAGCCGCCACCGCCCGAGGAGATCGAGAGCGCCGACGAACTCTGGATGACCGGCGTTCATCTCGACCAGTATCGCCACGCGACGCGACCGGCCGACATCTATTGGCGCGAGGCGCTCCGTCGCGATCCAGGCGATATCAGGTGCAACACGGCCCTCGGCATCTGGCACCTTCGGCGCGGCGAGTTCGCGGCGGCCGAAGCCTGCTTGCGCAAGGCCATCGAACGACTGACCCGGCGCAACCCAAATCCCTCGACCGGCGAGGCGCACTATCACCTCGGGCTCGCCCTCCGCCACCTCGGCCAGATCGATGCCGCCTACGACGCGCTCTACAAGGCAACCTGGAATGCGGCATGGCGGGGCCCGGCGCATCTGGCCCTGGCAGAGATCGATGGAACGCGGGGCTCCCTCGCCGACGCCCTCGACCATGTCGAGGAGTCGCTTCGCCATGATGTCGAGAATTCGCTCGCCTGCAATCTCCGGGCAGCATTGCTCCTGAAGCTCGGCCGGACGAGGGAGGCCGAGGCGCTTCTCGCCGAGACGCTGGCCCGCGACCCACTCGATGCCCGCGCGCGCGCCCTGAAGGGTCTGCCGTTCGACGGCGACGACCAGCTTCACCTCGACGTCGCCATCGAGACGGCTCGCGGCGGCTTCGTCGCCGACGCCCTCGCGATCCTGGACGCACGCGTAACGGCCGCCGGCCATGCCGCCTCGCCGCTGCTTCACTACCACGCCGCCATCCTGGCGGATCGCCTGGGCAAGTCGGTGGAGCCCTACCTCGCAGCGGCCGCCATGGTGTTGCCCGACTACTGCTTCCCGGCCCGCCTTGAAGACATCGCCGCGCTGCAAGCGGCGATCGAAGCGAACCCCACCGACGGCCGCGCGCCCTGCTACCTTGGCAACCTTCTCTATGATCGGCGTCGCCACGCCGACGCGATCGCCATGTGGGAGAGATCCGTCGCCATCGATCCGTCTTGGTCGATCCCCTGGCGCAACCTCGGCATCGCATATTTCAACATCGAACGTTCGGAGCCGAAGGCCGTCGCAGCCTATGACAAGGCGCTCGCCGCCAACTCGCGCGACGCTCGTCTCGTCTACGAACGCGACCAGCTCTGGAAGCGCATCGGCCGCTCGCCGGCCGAACGCCTGGCCGAACTGGAAAGCCGGCTCGACCTCGTGGCAAGCCGCGACGATCTCAGCGTCGAACTGTCCTCGCTCTACAACCAGCTCGGACAGCCGGAGAAGTCGGTACCACTGATTTGCGGCCGCGCCTTCCAGCCTTGGGAAGGGGGCGAAGGCCTTGCCCTCGATCAGTGGGTGCGCGGCCACCTCGGTCTCGGCCGCCGGGCGCTTGCCGAGGGAAACGCCGTTGCCGCGATCGCGGAGTTCGAGGCGGCTCTCAACCCGCCGCACTCCCTTGGCGAAGCGCGCCACCTCCTCGCCAACCAGAGCGATCTCCATTATTGGCTAGGCAAGGCGCTCGCCTCGGCCGGTCGCCCTGAGGACGCGAAGCGATGGCTGACGCTGGCGGCCGGGTTTGCCGGCGACTTCCTCGGCATGGAAGTGCGCGCCTACTCGGAGAAGACCTTCTTCTCGGCCCTGTCTCTCCTTGCGCTCGGCCGCAAGGCGGAAGCGGAAAAGCTGCTCGGCGAACTCCGCGCCTACGCCCAAGAGGCGATGACGAGCCCGGCCAGGATCGACTATTTCGCCACCTCGCTGCCGACCATGCTGCTGTTCGAAGACGATCTTCAGCTTCGCCGGCGCGTCTCCTCCCACGTCATGCTCGCCGAAGCCGCCATAGGCCTTGGCGATCCCGCAACCGGCCGCGAGCATCTTCAGGCAGCCCTGAAGCTGGACCCCAACCATGCGCTCGCAGCCGACCTCCTCGGCGATCTTCCCAATCGCTGA
- a CDS encoding serine hydrolase domain-containing protein, translating into MQATAIHSFWISTDGNEGAHGDAALLFPYWSFTKTVIAICALKLQERRLVDLDERLDDQRFTLRQLLNHTSGLPDYSALPDYHRAVAADEDPWPRHKLLDAALEKGPLFKPGQGWSYSNVGYMLARERIEGATELSFATLVGDIVCHPLGLNSVELATTREQFRRVHWRGGATYHPGWVYHGCLIGTAEDAARLLHGLIDGRLLNAATLDGMQKRIPLGGALEGRPWTDCGYGLGLMMGRMGPIGAALGHSGGGPFCTNAVYHFPDRVHPVTVASFSEGQTEGRAEFEAMAIASNL; encoded by the coding sequence ATGCAGGCAACGGCTATCCACTCCTTCTGGATTTCGACCGACGGAAACGAGGGCGCGCATGGCGACGCTGCCCTGCTGTTTCCCTATTGGAGCTTCACCAAGACCGTCATCGCCATCTGCGCCTTGAAGCTCCAGGAGCGCCGGTTGGTCGATCTGGATGAGCGCCTGGACGATCAGCGCTTCACGCTTCGGCAACTGCTGAACCACACGTCCGGTTTGCCGGACTATTCCGCCCTCCCCGACTACCACAGGGCCGTTGCCGCCGATGAAGACCCCTGGCCGCGCCACAAGCTGCTCGATGCGGCGTTGGAAAAAGGCCCTCTCTTCAAGCCCGGTCAAGGCTGGTCCTACTCCAACGTCGGTTACATGCTGGCGCGCGAGCGGATCGAGGGGGCTACGGAGCTGAGCTTTGCGACGCTTGTCGGCGACATCGTCTGCCACCCCCTCGGCTTGAACAGCGTCGAGCTGGCGACGACCCGCGAGCAGTTCCGGCGCGTTCATTGGCGCGGCGGGGCAACATACCATCCGGGGTGGGTCTACCACGGCTGCCTGATCGGCACTGCCGAGGACGCTGCGCGGCTCCTTCACGGCCTCATTGATGGAAGGCTGTTAAATGCCGCCACGCTGGACGGGATGCAAAAGCGCATTCCCCTCGGCGGTGCCCTGGAAGGACGCCCCTGGACGGACTGCGGTTACGGGCTCGGCTTGATGATGGGGCGCATGGGGCCTATCGGCGCCGCCCTCGGCCATTCGGGAGGAGGACCGTTCTGCACGAATGCAGTCTATCACTTCCCCGACCGCGTTCATCCGGTGACCGTCGCGAGCTTTAGCGAAGGACAGACAGAAGGCCGAGCCGAGTTCGAAGCGATGGCGATCGCCTCGAACCTGTAG
- the nhaA gene encoding Na+/H+ antiporter NhaA, with protein sequence MSLPITPGRIQSTLRQFLNNEASGGLVLMAVAVLAILVANSPLAEAYFHGLHVYLGPLSIQHWINDALMAVFFLLVGLEIKREMLDGQLSSWSRRILPGAAAAGGMLFPALFYVALNWSNPAALRGWAIPTATDIAFALGVISLFGSRVPSSLKIFLAALAIIDDLGAVIVIAVFYTSDLNMLALGGTAVVVALLYGMNRAKVVAIWPYLALGAVLWVLVFISGVHATLAGVMLALMIPLKVTPGAPEAAHGESPLHRLEHALHKPVAFVIVPIFGFANAGVSLAGLSLGVFAEPLTMGVAAGLLLGKLVGVVGTVALLVKLGLAHLPAQASWGQMTGTAFLCGIGFTMSLFIGLLAFDDPAVQDHVKIGILLGSVVSGLLGAACLSLFGRRVAALTV encoded by the coding sequence ATGTCTTTGCCGATCACGCCGGGGCGCATCCAGTCCACCCTTCGCCAGTTTCTCAACAACGAGGCTTCGGGTGGCCTCGTGCTGATGGCCGTCGCCGTGCTGGCGATACTCGTCGCCAACTCACCGCTGGCCGAAGCCTATTTCCACGGCCTCCACGTTTATCTCGGTCCACTCAGCATCCAGCACTGGATCAACGACGCCCTGATGGCCGTCTTTTTCCTGCTCGTCGGGCTGGAAATCAAACGCGAGATGCTGGACGGGCAGCTTTCGAGCTGGAGCCGTCGCATCCTTCCGGGTGCGGCGGCCGCCGGCGGCATGTTGTTTCCGGCCCTGTTCTACGTGGCGCTGAACTGGAGCAATCCAGCCGCCCTGAGGGGATGGGCGATACCGACGGCGACCGACATTGCCTTCGCCCTCGGCGTGATTTCGCTGTTCGGCTCCCGCGTTCCGAGCTCGCTCAAGATCTTTCTGGCGGCGCTCGCCATCATCGACGACCTCGGCGCCGTCATCGTCATCGCCGTGTTCTATACCAGCGATCTCAACATGCTGGCCTTGGGCGGCACGGCCGTGGTCGTCGCCCTGCTCTACGGCATGAACCGGGCGAAGGTGGTCGCGATCTGGCCCTATCTGGCTCTGGGCGCCGTTCTGTGGGTGCTGGTGTTCATTTCCGGCGTTCATGCCACGCTCGCCGGCGTCATGCTTGCGCTGATGATCCCGCTGAAGGTGACGCCGGGCGCACCGGAGGCAGCCCACGGCGAGTCCCCGCTCCACCGGCTGGAGCATGCCCTGCACAAGCCGGTCGCCTTTGTCATCGTGCCGATATTCGGCTTCGCCAATGCCGGCGTTTCCCTGGCCGGCCTTTCGCTGGGCGTGTTTGCCGAACCGCTGACCATGGGCGTCGCTGCCGGCCTGCTGCTTGGCAAGCTGGTCGGCGTCGTCGGCACAGTGGCCTTGTTGGTCAAGCTCGGCCTTGCCCATCTGCCGGCGCAAGCGAGCTGGGGCCAAATGACCGGAACGGCATTCCTGTGCGGCATCGGCTTCACGATGTCGCTCTTTATCGGTCTGCTCGCCTTCGACGATCCGGCCGTGCAGGACCACGTCAAGATCGGCATCCTTCTGGGTTCGGTGGTATCCGGCCTGCTCGGCGCCGCCTGCCTGAGCCTGTTTGGGCGCCGCGTAGCGGCTCTTACGGTGTGA
- the aspS gene encoding aspartate--tRNA(Asn) ligase: protein MSFHAELPRSLVSGLPRLIGQRVKLCGFVASIRDQKRMRFIVLRDPSGTVQLVHSKDDGGLSATLDDLTLESAVKVTGVVAAAPSVKLGGLEIALDGVEISGLAQSPLPIAEGSGLEKWIDHRQVSLRYPAQQLVFEVQTTLEQAMRTFWQDHGFREIHSPKLMGTFSESGAEVFSVKYFGTTAYLAQSPQFYKQMAVAGGLERVFEIGPAFRAEPSFTARHETEFTSIDMEVGWIDDHHDLMALEERWLVHAISAVAEAHGDDIRRLFGVEVVPPTLPFPKVTFEEARDLLRKLGHVLPKDDDLDSDGERLLAEYMAGETKHEFLFLTDYPASGRAFYHMRQEDRPHLTKGFDLLWHGLEVTTGAQREHRHERLLAQAAERGYELEALADYLDFFRFGCPPHGGMGIGLARLLMRLLSTASIREVTLLSRTPKRLRP from the coding sequence ATGTCATTCCACGCAGAACTGCCGCGTTCCCTTGTATCCGGGTTGCCCCGGCTGATCGGGCAACGCGTGAAGCTATGCGGCTTCGTTGCCTCCATTCGCGACCAGAAGCGGATGCGCTTCATCGTGCTCCGCGACCCAAGCGGCACCGTCCAGCTCGTTCATAGCAAGGACGACGGTGGGCTGAGCGCCACGCTCGACGATCTGACGCTCGAAAGCGCGGTGAAGGTCACCGGCGTGGTCGCCGCCGCCCCAAGCGTCAAGCTCGGTGGTCTGGAGATCGCCCTCGACGGGGTGGAAATCTCCGGCCTGGCCCAATCCCCGTTGCCAATCGCCGAAGGGTCAGGCCTCGAAAAGTGGATCGACCATCGCCAGGTCAGCCTGCGCTACCCGGCACAGCAGCTGGTGTTCGAGGTCCAGACCACCCTTGAGCAAGCCATGCGTACGTTCTGGCAGGACCACGGGTTTCGCGAGATACACTCGCCGAAGCTGATGGGTACCTTCAGCGAGTCCGGGGCGGAGGTGTTCTCCGTAAAGTACTTCGGCACCACCGCCTATCTCGCCCAGTCGCCGCAGTTCTACAAGCAGATGGCCGTTGCCGGCGGACTGGAGCGGGTGTTTGAGATCGGCCCCGCCTTCCGCGCCGAACCGTCGTTCACGGCCCGTCACGAGACGGAGTTCACCTCTATCGACATGGAGGTCGGTTGGATCGACGATCATCACGATCTCATGGCATTGGAGGAGCGATGGCTCGTCCATGCCATTTCCGCCGTCGCCGAAGCGCACGGTGATGATATCCGCCGGCTTTTCGGCGTCGAGGTGGTGCCGCCAACCCTGCCGTTTCCCAAAGTCACTTTCGAAGAAGCGCGCGACCTTTTGCGAAAGCTCGGCCATGTTCTGCCCAAGGACGACGATCTCGACAGCGATGGCGAGCGGCTCCTCGCCGAATACATGGCCGGCGAGACCAAGCACGAGTTCCTGTTCCTCACCGACTATCCGGCGAGCGGCAGGGCTTTCTATCACATGCGCCAGGAAGACCGACCCCATCTCACCAAAGGCTTCGATCTGCTGTGGCACGGCCTCGAAGTGACGACGGGCGCCCAACGAGAGCATCGGCACGAGCGGCTGCTCGCCCAGGCTGCCGAACGCGGATATGAGCTGGAGGCGCTTGCAGACTACCTCGATTTCTTCCGCTTCGGCTGCCCGCCGCATGGCGGAATGGGTATCGGTCTTGCCCGTCTTCTGATGCGTCTGCTCAGCACGGCCAGCATACGCGAGGTGACGCTGCTGAGCCGAACCCCGAAGCGTCTTCGACCCTGA
- a CDS encoding DUF1398 domain-containing protein encodes MDAERIAIARRCLDAAHAGGRSFPEIVGELIAAGFEAYSVDYRRNTQTYYLPDGDSLVLDMPQSAGGVASAFDASAVGSLVRWAQANGPDYSYKAFCERVKAAGCAGYVVSFLGRRVVYLGRTAETHVELFP; translated from the coding sequence ATGGACGCGGAACGAATTGCCATTGCCCGGCGCTGCCTGGACGCCGCCCACGCCGGCGGTCGGAGTTTTCCCGAGATCGTCGGCGAGTTGATCGCTGCCGGTTTCGAAGCCTATTCGGTCGACTATCGGCGCAATACCCAGACCTACTATCTGCCGGATGGCGATAGCCTGGTGCTCGACATGCCGCAATCGGCCGGGGGCGTTGCGAGTGCCTTCGATGCGTCCGCGGTTGGCTCGCTGGTACGATGGGCGCAGGCGAACGGCCCGGATTATAGCTACAAAGCCTTCTGCGAGCGGGTGAAGGCCGCGGGCTGCGCCGGCTATGTCGTGTCCTTCCTGGGACGGCGGGTCGTGTATCTTGGCCGTACCGCCGAAACACATGTGGAGCTTTTTCCCTGA
- a CDS encoding MarR family winged helix-turn-helix transcriptional regulator: MNEVSDLTAHTGYWLRMVSNAVSQEFARKVAAEGVTVAEWTFLRALYDAEAMTPSALADRMGMSRGAISKLADRLVDKTLISRDGHANDRRMQTLSLTAAGRDKVPALAALADRNDAEYFGVLGDEERAALGRLLRTLADRRGLKTVPVD; this comes from the coding sequence ATGAACGAGGTTTCCGATCTGACCGCCCATACCGGCTACTGGCTTAGAATGGTCTCCAACGCCGTATCCCAGGAGTTCGCCCGCAAGGTCGCGGCGGAGGGGGTGACGGTCGCGGAGTGGACATTCCTGAGGGCGCTTTACGATGCGGAGGCGATGACGCCTTCCGCTTTGGCCGACCGGATGGGCATGTCGCGCGGAGCCATCAGTAAGCTGGCCGACCGCTTGGTCGACAAGACGCTGATTTCAAGGGACGGTCACGCCAACGACCGGCGGATGCAGACCCTGTCGCTGACGGCCGCCGGCCGGGACAAGGTGCCGGCTCTGGCAGCGCTCGCCGATCGCAATGACGCCGAGTATTTTGGCGTTCTCGGCGACGAAGAGCGCGCTGCCCTCGGTCGGTTGCTGCGAACCCTCGCCGACCGGCGAGGGCTGAAGACGGTTCCGGTGGACTGA